The following proteins are encoded in a genomic region of Chryseobacterium cucumeris:
- a CDS encoding TIGR04149 family rSAM-modified RiPP — translation MKKLNITKLSRRELKDVFGGTLYPAECPGGCHGEGMIRCPDGTTTMTNFICMGGTCQPAAMCKPLILEPFPDPIIITDPVIITP, via the coding sequence ATGAAAAAATTAAACATTACAAAACTTTCGAGAAGAGAGCTGAAAGATGTATTTGGAGGAACACTGTATCCGGCAGAATGCCCAGGGGGATGCCATGGTGAAGGCATGATCAGATGTCCTGACGGTACTACCACAATGACTAACTTTATATGCATGGGAGGAACCTGCCAACCGGCTGCCATGTGCAAGCCACTGATTCTTGAACCTTTTCCAGATCCGATTATCATCACTGATCCGGTTATCATCACCCCATAA
- a CDS encoding DUF5995 family protein, with the protein MKTIDEVLKKLDEIIIWCKENKSPAGYFACTYRIMTAQVLKGIQQKKFEDNPRMTSLDIAFAQRYLQAWESYSKNERCTNSWYIAFEAAKNRNLLILQHIFLGMNAHINLDLGVSAASIMPYRKINPLKKDFENINNVIASINQNVQNSLNKICYPVDLVDQLSNGKDNAVLDFAISKARDTSWATAVIASNTPNFLRESVIGIVDYAAAKVATQILNPKILTPALLKELKKCESSDVVKNIEILEATKNS; encoded by the coding sequence ATGAAAACCATTGACGAAGTTCTTAAAAAACTGGATGAAATTATTATCTGGTGTAAAGAAAACAAGAGTCCGGCAGGATATTTTGCCTGTACCTACAGAATTATGACCGCACAGGTTCTGAAAGGAATTCAGCAGAAAAAATTTGAAGACAATCCGAGGATGACTTCACTTGACATTGCTTTTGCACAAAGATATCTTCAGGCATGGGAAAGCTACAGTAAAAATGAAAGATGCACCAACTCATGGTACATCGCTTTTGAAGCTGCTAAAAACAGGAATCTTTTAATATTACAGCATATATTTCTTGGTATGAATGCTCACATTAACCTGGACCTTGGTGTTTCTGCCGCTTCTATTATGCCTTACCGGAAAATAAACCCTTTGAAAAAAGATTTTGAGAACATTAATAATGTCATTGCATCCATTAATCAGAATGTACAGAATTCGCTGAACAAAATCTGTTATCCTGTAGATCTTGTTGACCAACTCTCCAACGGAAAGGATAATGCTGTCCTTGATTTTGCCATATCCAAAGCAAGAGACACTTCCTGGGCAACGGCAGTCATTGCCTCCAATACTCCTAATTTCTTAAGGGAATCGGTGATCGGTATTGTAGATTACGCCGCTGCAAAAGTTGCCACCCAAATTCTGAACCCGAAGATCCTCACTCCTGCTCTTTTAAAAGAACTAAAAAAATGTGAGAGCAGTGATGTGGTAAAAAATATTGAGATTTTAGAAGCTACAAAAAATTCGTAA
- a CDS encoding efflux RND transporter permease subunit: MRKFVQNIVSFSLKNSLIVLLGTFLLLAGGIYSYLHTPIEAFPDVTNTRVRVITQWPGRSAEEIEKFVTLPISKEMNAIPNKTSVRSISLFGLSVVTVIFDDHVNDFYAQQYASNKLGNVELPVGAEYSIEPPSGATGEIYRYIIKSKLPIKEVTAIQDWVVERELLAVPGVADVVSFGGEEKTYEIKINPTELHNYDLSPLDVYEAVSRSNINVGGDVVAKGDQAYVVRGIGLLEKKEDIENIQIEVKGSTPILVKHVAEVKVSAKPRLGQVGYNKENDVVEGIVIMLRGENPSEVIARLKDRIEELNGGELPGDVQIVPIIDRTELVNTTVHTVSKNLIEGVILVSIIVFIFLYNWRTTFIVASVIPLAFLFAIIMLKIQGLPANLISMGALDFGLLLEGTLVIVEHVFVALELKAKKIGLRRFNKISKLGIIKKSAGSVASYIFFALLILIVALMPIFSFQKVEGKMFSPLAFTLGYALLGSLILSLTYVPAMCKLLLTKNIEEKENFISRFFRVNIYKIYEFSDRHKKGFIVGFVALLAVCGWRFSNYGSEFLPKLNEGAIYVRATLPNSVNLDESVRLTKEMKEILMKYDEVKFVMTQTGRPNDGTDPTGFFNIEFNIQLKPENEWKKKISKEELLEEMRVSLERFPGINFGFSQPIQDNVEEYVAGVKAPLVIKIFGNDLFELENYANKVANSIRTVPGISDVNVFKNIGLPELRIQLHDSKMAKYGVSTADAQAVIEMTIGGQAATKFYEEERMFDVMLRFEKDYRDTPEKMGNILIPTQDNKKVPLKEIATIDYHTGPSFIYREGNSRYIGVGFNIEGRDLGSTIKEAKAKVDQEVKLPKKHKMTWAGEFESKERAAKQLAMVVPISLVLILMLLYFNFGNIKDTLISSITLAFAFIGGFLSLWFTGTIFGISAGIGFIILFGVATIDGIVLIGVMKENLQNRMSLKESIAQGVKSRIRPVVMIALMGSMGLLPAAMSNGMGSEIQKPLAIMIVGGLIICMLLSFTVLPIIFHYAYRKKYKEAI, translated from the coding sequence ATGCGAAAATTTGTACAGAATATAGTTTCCTTCTCTTTAAAAAACTCACTGATTGTTCTTTTGGGAACTTTTCTATTGCTGGCCGGAGGAATCTATTCCTATCTGCATACACCCATTGAAGCATTTCCGGATGTTACCAATACAAGGGTAAGGGTTATTACCCAGTGGCCGGGAAGAAGTGCTGAAGAAATAGAGAAATTCGTCACATTACCCATTTCAAAGGAAATGAATGCCATTCCGAACAAAACTTCGGTACGTTCTATTTCCTTATTCGGATTGTCTGTGGTGACGGTTATTTTTGATGATCATGTCAATGATTTTTATGCCCAGCAATATGCTTCCAATAAACTCGGAAATGTAGAACTTCCTGTCGGAGCAGAATACAGCATTGAGCCTCCTTCGGGAGCTACCGGTGAAATTTACAGATATATTATCAAGAGTAAACTTCCCATCAAAGAAGTAACAGCCATTCAGGATTGGGTGGTAGAAAGAGAGTTGCTGGCTGTTCCCGGTGTTGCGGATGTGGTAAGCTTTGGTGGAGAAGAAAAAACATATGAAATAAAAATTAATCCTACGGAATTACACAATTACGACCTTTCCCCCCTGGATGTGTATGAAGCAGTTTCTAGAAGTAATATCAATGTAGGAGGAGATGTAGTAGCAAAAGGTGATCAGGCTTATGTAGTGCGGGGGATCGGTCTTTTGGAGAAGAAAGAAGATATTGAGAATATTCAGATCGAGGTAAAAGGTTCTACACCTATTCTGGTGAAACATGTAGCTGAAGTAAAAGTTTCAGCAAAACCAAGATTGGGACAGGTAGGATACAACAAAGAAAATGATGTGGTAGAAGGAATTGTGATTATGCTTCGGGGTGAAAATCCAAGTGAAGTGATTGCAAGGCTGAAAGACAGAATAGAAGAACTGAATGGAGGAGAATTGCCGGGAGATGTCCAGATTGTTCCGATCATCGACCGTACGGAGCTTGTGAATACTACAGTGCATACGGTTTCTAAAAATCTTATTGAAGGAGTCATTCTGGTTTCCATCATTGTATTTATTTTCCTTTACAACTGGAGAACAACTTTCATCGTGGCATCAGTAATTCCTTTGGCTTTTCTGTTCGCTATTATTATGCTTAAAATTCAGGGATTGCCGGCCAACCTTATTTCCATGGGGGCGCTGGATTTCGGATTGCTTCTGGAAGGAACGCTGGTTATCGTGGAACATGTCTTTGTCGCCCTCGAACTTAAAGCGAAAAAGATAGGACTGCGCAGATTCAATAAAATTTCAAAACTCGGAATCATCAAGAAAAGTGCGGGAAGCGTAGCGAGCTATATTTTCTTCGCCCTACTGATTCTGATCGTTGCCCTGATGCCTATTTTCTCTTTCCAGAAAGTAGAAGGAAAAATGTTCTCTCCATTAGCATTTACACTTGGGTATGCATTATTAGGATCATTGATCTTAAGTTTAACATATGTTCCGGCAATGTGTAAACTGCTATTGACAAAAAATATTGAAGAGAAAGAAAACTTTATTTCAAGATTTTTCAGAGTTAATATCTATAAAATTTACGAATTCAGTGACCGCCATAAAAAAGGATTCATTGTTGGTTTCGTTGCTTTGCTTGCCGTGTGTGGATGGAGATTTTCCAATTATGGATCCGAGTTTTTACCCAAACTGAACGAAGGCGCAATTTATGTAAGAGCAACCCTTCCCAACAGTGTCAATCTGGATGAATCTGTAAGACTGACTAAAGAAATGAAGGAAATTCTCATGAAGTATGATGAAGTAAAATTTGTCATGACCCAGACAGGCCGTCCCAATGACGGAACCGATCCCACCGGGTTCTTTAATATCGAATTTAATATTCAGCTGAAACCGGAAAATGAATGGAAGAAAAAAATATCCAAAGAAGAACTTCTTGAAGAAATGAGAGTCTCCCTTGAGAGATTTCCAGGTATCAATTTTGGATTCAGCCAGCCGATACAGGATAACGTGGAAGAATATGTGGCAGGAGTAAAAGCTCCGCTGGTTATTAAAATTTTCGGAAATGATTTATTTGAGCTGGAAAATTACGCCAATAAAGTAGCTAATTCCATCAGAACCGTTCCGGGAATATCGGACGTGAATGTTTTCAAAAATATCGGACTTCCGGAGCTGAGAATACAGCTTCACGATTCCAAAATGGCAAAATATGGAGTCTCCACAGCAGATGCACAGGCCGTCATCGAAATGACCATCGGAGGTCAGGCAGCCACCAAATTTTACGAAGAAGAAAGAATGTTTGACGTAATGCTCAGGTTTGAAAAAGATTACAGAGATACGCCTGAAAAGATGGGAAATATTCTCATCCCGACTCAGGACAATAAAAAAGTTCCGCTTAAAGAAATTGCAACCATTGATTATCATACGGGGCCATCATTTATTTACCGTGAAGGAAACAGCAGATATATCGGAGTTGGATTTAATATTGAAGGACGCGATCTGGGAAGTACCATCAAGGAAGCCAAAGCGAAAGTAGATCAAGAAGTGAAGCTTCCGAAAAAGCATAAAATGACATGGGCCGGAGAATTTGAAAGTAAAGAAAGAGCCGCAAAACAGCTGGCTATGGTAGTACCGATTTCTTTAGTTCTTATTCTGATGCTGTTGTACTTCAATTTCGGAAATATAAAAGATACGCTGATTTCATCCATTACACTCGCTTTTGCATTCATCGGAGGTTTTTTATCCCTTTGGTTTACGGGAACCATCTTTGGAATTTCAGCGGGAATTGGGTTTATCATCCTGTTTGGAGTGGCTACCATAGACGGTATCGTACTCATTGGAGTGATGAAAGAAAATCTGCAAAACAGAATGTCACTCAAAGAATCCATAGCTCAGGGAGTGAAAAGCAGAATCCGCCCGGTGGTGATGATTGCCCTGATGGGTTCTATGGGACTTCTTCCGGCAGCCATGTCGAATGGAATGGGATCGGAAATTCAGAAACCTTTAGCCATTATGATTGTAGGAGGATTAATTATCTGTATGCTGCTTTCATTTACAGTGTTACCAATTATTTTCCACTATGCCTATCGCAAAAAGTATAAGGAAGCCATATAG
- a CDS encoding efflux RND transporter periplasmic adaptor subunit, protein MNKNMNPYIAAAYLSALVIFTGCAGKAENKETEKAYCISKELKQEIKLAKAEMLPIQESITLTGEVESNSDKTVPFVSLVDGVVIDTYFSLGDYVKKGQTLASVKSTAVNEMQDDTQTLQAQLAVAKRKLSSVEAMYKDDIASQKDLQEARSEVAILQSNISKTQKNMQLYSAGGSTIQIKAPADGYVISKNISKGMPVTAGGDQLFTISNLDKVWVMANVYATNMRHVYVDQPVVVKTLAYPDDSFSGKINTISQVFNENERVLKAKIIMDNNGMKLRPGMSADVVLPVNSQNKSALAIPAKALIFDNNQSYVVVYKKDCELEIRPVTEIASNSQYIYVEGNLKPGENVIASNGLLIYENLKNQLNNSTK, encoded by the coding sequence ATGAACAAGAATATGAACCCATACATTGCTGCGGCTTACCTGTCTGCCCTCGTCATTTTTACAGGCTGTGCCGGAAAAGCAGAAAATAAAGAAACCGAAAAAGCCTATTGCATCAGCAAAGAACTTAAACAAGAGATTAAACTGGCCAAAGCAGAAATGCTTCCTATACAAGAAAGTATCACCCTTACCGGGGAAGTGGAAAGTAATTCTGATAAAACGGTTCCTTTTGTAAGTCTTGTAGACGGAGTAGTAATAGATACCTATTTCTCTCTTGGTGATTATGTGAAAAAAGGGCAAACGCTGGCTAGTGTAAAAAGTACGGCCGTTAACGAAATGCAGGATGATACCCAGACCCTTCAGGCGCAGCTGGCTGTTGCAAAAAGAAAACTGTCTTCCGTAGAAGCCATGTATAAAGATGATATTGCCTCCCAGAAAGATTTGCAGGAAGCAAGATCAGAGGTGGCCATATTGCAATCCAATATTTCCAAAACACAGAAAAATATGCAGCTGTATTCCGCAGGAGGAAGCACGATTCAGATAAAAGCACCTGCGGACGGATATGTGATTTCAAAGAATATTTCAAAAGGAATGCCTGTTACTGCCGGAGGAGATCAATTGTTTACCATTTCCAATCTGGATAAGGTATGGGTAATGGCCAATGTGTATGCTACCAATATGAGACACGTTTATGTGGATCAGCCGGTCGTGGTAAAAACGCTTGCTTATCCTGATGACAGTTTTTCAGGGAAGATTAATACTATTTCCCAGGTTTTCAATGAAAATGAAAGAGTACTCAAAGCCAAAATCATTATGGATAATAACGGAATGAAGCTGAGACCAGGAATGTCTGCAGATGTAGTATTGCCAGTAAATTCACAAAATAAAAGCGCATTGGCTATTCCTGCGAAAGCCTTAATCTTTGATAATAACCAAAGCTATGTAGTGGTTTACAAAAAAGACTGTGAACTGGAGATAAGACCCGTAACAGAAATTGCTTCCAACAGTCAGTATATTTATGTAGAAGGCAATTTAAAACCAGGTGAAAATGTCATTGCTTCCAACGGGCTGCTGATTTATGAAAACCTGAAAAACCAATTAAATAATTCCACGAAGTAA
- a CDS encoding TolC family protein, whose amino-acid sequence MKKLFFTLFYIPCFSFFSAQISDTMKISRKEAETIFLAKNLDLIAQKLEISQAEARAVQAKYWPNPTLSISEVNLWRTYDIEEQPALIRNWGKSTQISAEIEQVIQTAGKRRKNIELQKIEVEGEKYELQEVLRELKKTLRNTITEILYNQEQQKIYQGQITSIEKLTKSYNNQLNLGNISKAEYVRLKAQEIEFKKKLVSLKQEIEDQQVELKALLMLPSQTYLEISDSFVMPEKQLSELEVTQWMEKAKENRPDIMISKNKEKHAAKNLEIQNAMKTPDVAVSIGYDRGGNIMKDFIGLGVSMDLPIFDRNKGNIQEAKLEIEKSKLETRKNMMKSDNEIVSVFRNYIRTQQVSQEIDENYESTLDGLLVSHEKNFRLRNISMLEYMDFLDTYIGNKMIILDTKKELNQYYENLQYVVGQDL is encoded by the coding sequence TTGAAGAAGCTATTTTTTACACTATTTTATATTCCCTGTTTCAGTTTCTTTTCTGCACAGATTTCAGACACCATGAAAATCAGCAGAAAGGAGGCTGAAACTATTTTTCTGGCTAAAAACCTTGACCTTATTGCACAGAAGCTTGAAATTTCACAAGCCGAGGCAAGAGCTGTTCAGGCTAAATACTGGCCTAATCCTACATTGAGTATCAGTGAGGTGAATTTATGGAGAACTTATGACATCGAAGAACAGCCTGCGCTTATCAGAAATTGGGGAAAAAGTACTCAGATTTCTGCCGAGATAGAACAGGTGATTCAGACTGCGGGGAAAAGAAGAAAAAATATTGAACTCCAGAAAATAGAAGTGGAAGGAGAGAAGTATGAACTGCAGGAAGTTTTGCGTGAACTTAAAAAGACACTCAGAAATACGATTACTGAAATTCTTTACAATCAGGAACAGCAAAAAATCTATCAAGGGCAAATTACTTCCATTGAGAAATTAACGAAATCCTACAATAATCAATTAAACCTCGGGAACATCAGTAAAGCTGAATATGTCCGCTTAAAAGCACAGGAAATTGAATTCAAAAAGAAACTGGTTTCATTGAAGCAGGAAATCGAAGACCAGCAGGTAGAACTGAAAGCTTTATTAATGCTGCCTTCTCAAACGTATCTGGAGATTTCAGATTCATTTGTTATGCCCGAAAAACAACTATCAGAACTGGAAGTGACTCAATGGATGGAAAAAGCAAAAGAAAACCGTCCCGATATCATGATCTCCAAAAATAAAGAGAAACACGCTGCCAAAAATCTGGAAATTCAAAATGCCATGAAAACACCTGATGTTGCAGTTTCTATAGGATATGACCGCGGAGGAAATATCATGAAAGATTTTATAGGACTGGGGGTTTCTATGGATCTTCCCATTTTTGACCGTAACAAAGGGAATATTCAGGAAGCTAAGCTTGAGATTGAAAAAAGCAAACTGGAGACCCGTAAAAACATGATGAAATCTGATAACGAAATTGTATCTGTTTTCAGAAACTATATCAGAACACAACAGGTCTCACAAGAAATTGATGAAAATTATGAATCTACGCTGGACGGTTTGCTGGTAAGCCATGAGAAGAATTTCAGACTAAGAAATATCAGCATGCTTGAATATATGGATTTCCTGGATACCTATATCGGAAATAAAATGATCATCCTGGACACTAAAAAAGAATTGAATCAATACTACGAAAACCTGCAGTATGTTGTAGGACAAGATTTATAA
- a CDS encoding sensor histidine kinase, whose product MTLRSRFTLISSLSFGIVSIITSAVIFFAYYDSTKIFYFEKLRNTALISAIYYLEKDELPKDRHAQIKKEYNHLIQNNRVAVYNQNNEVTFGHNLNDKNIKLSHLQAVRKNKGIQFMSDNQFYYGIFYPDNQGDFVVFVKSSNDSFQSQILRLAIIMLSVLLIGLLAIYFLSRYLSKVVYKPISNVVERINKVEYNNISTAIITSTNTNDEIEDLIKSYNKLLGRISENVLLQQNFINYVSHEFKTPLAAISGNLEVFAQKDRTPEEYREVAKESLENVYEIENILNNLLLMSGMTKLESSHKLMRVDELIWKIYAKLEPKAKENHSSIKIQLQVTKPALLEFPGNETLLYLALYNIVENAIKYSYDKPILITLSEMNSQLYIEVRDEGRGIPADDLVKISETFYRGKNVDAVKGSGIGLSLSKSIFDHHHIIMKIDSTVNVGTNVLLEFPTHS is encoded by the coding sequence ATGACGCTAAGAAGTAGATTTACCCTTATTTCAAGCCTCTCATTTGGCATCGTTTCTATCATCACATCTGCGGTGATATTTTTTGCCTATTATGACAGTACCAAGATTTTCTATTTTGAAAAGCTCAGAAATACGGCTCTTATCTCTGCTATTTATTATCTTGAAAAGGATGAACTCCCGAAAGACCGACATGCCCAGATTAAAAAAGAATACAACCATCTGATTCAGAATAACAGGGTAGCGGTTTATAATCAGAATAATGAAGTTACCTTTGGACATAACCTTAACGATAAGAATATAAAGCTTTCCCATTTGCAGGCTGTCCGAAAAAACAAAGGAATACAGTTTATGTCTGATAATCAATTCTACTACGGAATTTTTTATCCTGATAACCAAGGTGACTTTGTGGTTTTTGTGAAGTCTTCCAACGATTCTTTTCAGTCACAAATCCTGAGATTGGCTATTATCATGCTTTCCGTATTGTTGATCGGGCTTCTCGCAATCTATTTTCTGAGCAGATACCTTTCTAAAGTAGTTTATAAACCTATCTCCAATGTAGTAGAACGGATCAATAAAGTAGAGTATAATAACATTTCTACGGCAATTATTACTTCTACCAATACCAATGACGAGATTGAAGATCTCATTAAGTCTTATAATAAACTACTGGGCAGAATTTCCGAAAATGTGCTCTTACAGCAGAACTTTATCAATTATGTTTCTCATGAATTTAAAACTCCTTTAGCAGCAATTTCTGGAAACCTGGAAGTATTTGCTCAAAAAGACCGTACACCGGAAGAATATAGGGAAGTAGCCAAAGAGTCATTGGAAAATGTATATGAGATTGAAAATATTCTCAACAATCTTTTGCTGATGTCCGGAATGACCAAACTGGAATCATCTCACAAACTCATGAGAGTGGATGAGCTGATCTGGAAGATTTATGCAAAACTGGAACCCAAAGCAAAAGAAAACCATTCATCTATCAAAATACAGCTTCAGGTAACAAAACCTGCTTTACTGGAATTCCCGGGAAACGAAACACTTCTCTACCTGGCGTTATATAATATTGTAGAAAATGCCATCAAATATTCCTATGACAAACCTATATTGATCACATTATCTGAAATGAACAGTCAGTTGTACATTGAGGTCAGAGATGAAGGAAGAGGAATTCCTGCTGATGATCTTGTGAAAATATCAGAGACTTTCTATAGAGGAAAAAATGTAGATGCTGTAAAAGGCAGCGGAATTGGTTTATCGCTTTCAAAAAGTATTTTTGATCATCATCATATTATCATGAAAATTGATTCTACGGTCAATGTGGGAACTAATGTTCTCCTGGAATTTCCTACCCATTCATAA
- a CDS encoding response regulator transcription factor, with protein MNILLVEDDQRISNFLIKGLSEAGYNTTLADSGENARELLHTYDFDIILMDIMLPGLDGMQLTQIIRFKGNYTPILVLSALNSPDDKIKMLDMGADDYLSKPFHFEELISRIKALTRRNKMSYQKEDQYLSCGNIVIDTDLHKVTQNDKEIEFSPTEYKLFTFLMENKNKVLSRTQILHKVWGIDFDNTTNVVDVYISYVRNKIDETEQKIIHTVKGTGYLIKD; from the coding sequence ATGAATATTTTGCTGGTAGAAGATGATCAAAGAATCAGTAATTTCCTGATAAAAGGCCTTTCCGAGGCTGGCTATAATACAACCCTGGCAGATTCCGGGGAAAATGCACGTGAGCTTCTTCATACCTATGATTTTGATATTATTTTAATGGATATTATGCTTCCCGGACTGGATGGCATGCAGTTGACACAAATTATCAGATTTAAAGGAAACTATACTCCGATTTTGGTTTTAAGTGCCCTGAACAGTCCTGATGATAAAATCAAAATGCTCGATATGGGTGCTGATGATTATTTATCAAAACCCTTCCATTTTGAAGAATTGATTTCAAGGATTAAAGCTTTAACCAGAAGAAATAAAATGAGCTACCAAAAGGAGGATCAATATTTATCATGCGGAAATATTGTGATTGATACTGATCTTCATAAAGTAACTCAGAATGATAAGGAAATAGAATTTTCCCCTACGGAATACAAACTGTTTACTTTTCTGATGGAGAATAAAAATAAAGTGTTGAGCAGAACCCAGATTTTACATAAGGTATGGGGAATTGATTTCGATAATACAACGAATGTAGTAGATGTTTATATTTCCTATGTCCGTAATAAGATTGATGAGACAGAACAGAAAATTATTCATACAGTAAAAGGAACCGGATATTTGATCAAAGACTGA
- the rmuC gene encoding DNA recombination protein RmuC, with the protein MEMIYLIIGLIAGGVLGAVILYFVLKSSMVSRSSYDALNTLSIKTQSDLENSNQKIQELNQIISKEKEANMLQQDLLDDLKNEFSKISAEYSSLNLQFQELKQINQRQTSQIETHILEKQTLYAKNSELSAKNEGLQQSLDTQKEEIVKIQEDSKLQFENLANKILEEKTEKFTTLNQNNLKNILEPFQEKIADLKNRVNEAYEKENKERFSLAEKVKELAELNQQISEDAKKLTRALKGESKTQGNWGEMILESILEKSGLVKGREYFLELELRDEDNKALFSEFSGKKMRPDAVVKYPDERNVIIDSKVSLTAFTELVDETDADVYAIKLSQHLGSIKNHINQLSQKAYDDYGKSLDFVMMFIPSEPAYIAAMQADQNLWNYAYERRILLLNPSNLITSLKLIADLWKREYQNRNSIEIAERGARLYDKFVGFVENLEKVGRNLDQAKNVFNDAYKQLHTGNDNLVIQTQKLKSLGIKNKKELPQSLIDNSNLIEPSES; encoded by the coding sequence ATGGAGATGATATATTTAATTATTGGATTGATTGCCGGTGGTGTACTGGGCGCTGTTATACTATACTTTGTACTAAAATCGTCAATGGTTTCAAGAAGTTCTTATGATGCACTGAACACTTTATCCATTAAAACCCAATCTGATCTTGAAAATTCAAACCAGAAAATTCAGGAGCTTAATCAAATCATCAGTAAAGAGAAAGAAGCCAATATGCTGCAGCAGGATCTATTGGATGACCTTAAAAATGAATTTTCTAAAATCTCTGCCGAATATTCATCCTTAAATCTTCAGTTTCAGGAGTTAAAACAAATCAATCAGAGGCAGACTTCTCAGATAGAAACTCACATTCTTGAAAAACAGACTCTTTATGCTAAAAACTCTGAACTTTCTGCCAAAAATGAAGGTCTTCAACAATCTCTTGACACCCAGAAAGAAGAAATTGTTAAAATTCAGGAAGATTCTAAACTTCAGTTTGAAAATCTTGCCAATAAAATTTTAGAAGAAAAAACTGAAAAGTTTACTACCTTAAATCAAAATAACTTAAAAAATATCCTTGAACCTTTTCAGGAGAAAATCGCGGATTTAAAAAATAGAGTCAACGAAGCTTACGAAAAGGAAAATAAAGAACGTTTCTCCCTTGCAGAAAAGGTGAAAGAACTGGCAGAACTGAACCAGCAGATTTCCGAAGATGCCAAAAAATTAACCCGTGCCCTGAAAGGAGAAAGCAAAACTCAGGGAAACTGGGGCGAGATGATTCTGGAAAGTATTCTTGAAAAATCAGGATTGGTAAAAGGAAGAGAATATTTTCTCGAACTTGAATTGCGCGATGAAGACAATAAAGCTTTATTTTCTGAATTCTCCGGAAAGAAAATGCGTCCTGATGCTGTTGTAAAATACCCGGATGAAAGAAATGTCATCATTGATTCTAAAGTATCTCTGACTGCTTTCACAGAATTGGTTGACGAAACTGATGCTGATGTTTACGCCATAAAACTGAGCCAGCACCTCGGATCTATCAAGAATCATATTAATCAACTCAGTCAAAAAGCATACGATGACTATGGAAAATCACTGGATTTCGTGATGATGTTTATTCCGAGTGAACCGGCTTATATTGCGGCAATGCAGGCAGACCAGAATCTTTGGAACTATGCTTATGAAAGAAGAATTCTGCTACTGAATCCAAGTAACCTGATTACTTCCCTAAAACTGATTGCCGATCTTTGGAAACGTGAATATCAGAACAGAAACTCTATTGAAATTGCGGAACGCGGTGCCAGACTGTACGACAAATTTGTAGGTTTTGTAGAAAATCTGGAAAAAGTAGGACGAAATCTGGATCAGGCGAAAAATGTATTCAATGATGCTTACAAACAGCTTCATACCGGAAATGACAACCTGGTGATCCAGACTCAGAAATTGAAATCATTAGGAATTAAAAATAAAAAAGAGCTGCCACAAAGTCTTATTGACAATAGTAATCTTATTGAACCATCAGAAAGTTAA
- a CDS encoding TrmH family RNA methyltransferase, translated as MLIESFQNDKIKNVTKLLTDNRFRKKSKVFVVEGQQENERAMQYDFEPLEFFISENIFKGTLPDGKIHYVSEKVYEKIAYRGSSEGIIGIYHTKENSLSSFVPKDDATIIIVEGVEKPGNLGAILRSCEAFGIDALIVADGKTDFYNPNVIRSSVGCLFGMEVYQAENTETLEFLQKNSFNIYTTLMDESAEDLYQRDFRQRSAVLFGTEHSGLSDFWIGKGKNTLIPMAGSIDSLNLSNAVAITCYESLKQKKG; from the coding sequence ATGTTGATAGAAAGTTTTCAAAACGATAAAATAAAAAATGTCACTAAGCTTCTTACTGACAACAGGTTTCGTAAAAAATCAAAAGTTTTTGTAGTAGAAGGCCAGCAGGAAAATGAAAGAGCCATGCAGTATGATTTTGAGCCGCTGGAGTTCTTTATCTCTGAAAATATCTTTAAAGGAACTCTTCCCGATGGAAAAATCCATTATGTAAGTGAGAAGGTATATGAAAAAATCGCTTACAGAGGAAGTTCCGAAGGAATTATCGGCATTTACCATACCAAAGAAAATTCACTTTCATCATTTGTTCCTAAAGACGATGCTACAATAATCATTGTAGAAGGCGTAGAAAAACCGGGAAATCTTGGCGCTATTTTAAGAAGCTGTGAGGCATTTGGTATTGATGCCCTGATTGTTGCTGACGGGAAAACCGATTTCTACAACCCTAATGTGATCAGATCCAGTGTAGGATGCCTGTTCGGAATGGAAGTCTATCAGGCTGAAAATACGGAAACATTGGAATTCCTGCAGAAAAACAGTTTCAATATCTACACTACGCTGATGGACGAAAGTGCTGAAGACCTTTATCAAAGAGATTTCAGACAGCGTTCTGCCGTATTATTCGGCACGGAACATTCCGGATTGAGTGATTTCTGGATTGGAAAAGGAAAAAACACTTTAATTCCGATGGCAGGAAGTATTGATTCTTTAAACCTGAGTAATGCAGTAGCTATTACCTGCTATGAATCTCTGAAACAAAAGAAGGGATAA